The Numida meleagris isolate 19003 breed g44 Domestic line unplaced genomic scaffold, NumMel1.0 unplaced_Scaffold1482, whole genome shotgun sequence genomic interval GTCATTTGCGCCTGCCGAAGATGGACTTCTTGCTGGGGTTCTTCTCGCCCACGCTCAGCCCGATGAGCAGCCGTGCCTTCTcgtcctcctcctgctgctggatggTCCCGTCCGATTTGTTCTCCAGCTTCCCCCGTG includes:
- the LOC110390607 gene encoding protein KIAA0100-like, with the translated sequence MAVKRDSRKALVAQVIKEKLRLKPAAGAEARGKLENKSDGTIQQQEEDEKARLLIGLSVGEKNPSKKSIFGRRK